The sequence ATCATGAGCAGGTCGAGCAGTTAGCGATCCTATTTCAACAACAGAGTCAAATTGAGACGCCAGATCTAACCGAATATCATCAAGGATATCGTCCAAAGGACGGTCGTCTTCACGCAAAGTCATAAACCCATAAATATCGGCATTCAGGATACGGGTATCACCTGTTTCCTGAGTGACCATACGCGGCGACTGAAAAAGATGCCCCCAGAGCGTATCGGCCTCTTCTTGTGGGTTAAACCCATTGCCGTTTTCATCTACGCCAAAGGGCTGAACGAAATAGGGCGCGGGCTCAGAACATAAGCCCGACACACACTGGCCGCCATCTGGACAACTCTCTTGACTTCGAACATCACATTCAACACCCGTCTCCAGCCACAACGCTGGCAGCGCTAAACGATAATCGTGACTGGACCGGCTGCTTGCGGCGAAGGTAAGTTGATTTAAGTTTTGTGAAGCACACACATTCCATTCAGGGAACGCCTGAGAGAGCGATTCCGGTGGTAGGTCGAAGACACGAGGATCTGTCTCCACCGCACCTTCGTCGAATAGGCAGTTGCGGTTGGCATCTTCTTCACCGTCCGTCAGCCCATCATTGTCAGTATCTTCAAGAAGTGGATTGGTACCGCAATCAAATTCAGGGCAAATATCGCCGTCAAACTTAACTTCGCAACCGTCAACAAGACCATCGCCATCGGAGTCTGGAATGAGAGGGTTTGTCTCACCTGCACTCACAAAGCCATCGTTATTCGCATCCTCACAAAGCTGAACTGCGGTCCCTTCGGGACAACCATCAACCAAGCCGTCATAATCTGAATCGCTTCGGCGCGGTTCGAGCTCACCTAAATCGCGAATCCCATTTTGATTCCAATCCTCAAACCCGTCAACGAGGCCATCACAGTCTGAATCGGCGAGCCACGGGCAGGTTTCACTAAGAACCGCAATCATCTCCGACGGGTCCAAAGCATTGATCACATCAACTCGGTTGCACACTCCGTCTTGATTGGCATCTTCAATATTGTCGTCTATGCCATCGCCATCGCTATCCGGTACACGCGGATTGCTCTCCCCTTGTGCTTCGGATGCTTGCCAGCAACCGTCTTCATTTACGTCGTCAAAACCATCAACTTGGCCATTGAGATTGAGATCCTCTTGGCCATCGGTCAGACCGTCGCCATCGGAGTCCGGTAAAAGCGGACTCGTTTCCAAAACAAGATCCCAAACACCATTACCATCAGCGTCTTCGATACCATCCAAAAGGCCGTCATGGTCTGTGTCTGGGTTAAGAGGGTCGGTCTCGCGGGTGTTTAGAATGCCATTGCGATTAAGGTCTTCTTGACCATCTGCTAAAGCGTCGCAGTCAGAATCAGCATGGAAGGTTAAGGTTTCACCTGCATCCACAGTGCCATTTAAGTTTCTGTCCTCATAGTGATCAGGGACTCGGTCACCATCAGAATCAGCGGTACGTGGATCACTCTCACCGGCAACGTCAACTCCCAGCACAAAACAACCATCACCATCGGAATCTATCCAACCGTCCACTTCGCCATTCAAGTTGGCATCTTCAAGGCCGTCGTCTAGGCCATCGCCATCGGTATCGGCTCGAATCGGGTGGGTTTCCGAAGCATCGTAACGCCCATCTAAATTTCGATCTTCAACTCCGTCTCCAAGACCATCGCCATCTGAATCCTCAAGGCCTGGATCAGTCTCAATAAAAACTCCCCCTACGACGTCGCGCTGACCATTTTGATTCTTATCTTCACAGCCATCGCCAATCCCGTCGCCGTCGGAGTCCCAGTTCCCAACATGACCAGCCGGTTCAAGTGCGTCTTCTATACAATCGGAGTCGGTGTCAGATGCCGATGGGTCGCATGTGCACACCAGCGGCTCTTCGCCGTTGTCTATGTCTGGGCCATTGCCTATCCCGCCAGGTTCAGTGCCGGGATCAGTCGTATCTGCGCATGAATCATCGAGTTCGCAAATCGGCTGGCCATCTTCAGTGGTAAGCGTTCCGTCGGGCTGCACACAGGTGCCATCCTCGAAGCAGAATATTTCGGGCTCCTTGGGAGATTCACATCCCATTCCGGAGACCAGGACCAGGGCGAGTAAAACGAGGCAATTGATTCGATGGAAAATCATGTGACTTAAGTTTTAGCCCGCTCCGGTAAGCTGCGCCAGCTGCCTGAAGATCAATTTTGAAACGAATCCACAAGTGCCTAGAATTTAATACAAAAAATGCTCTTCCCAAAGCGGTTGTGGTTGTTGTAGAAGCGCCCCTCTGACAACTGTGGAGTTAAGTTATGGCAGCAGACGGAAAACGAAGAAAAATCATTCGCAAGCGCAAGGCTAAGGCCGCTGGTCAAGACCGTAAGCGCAAGCTCGCTCGTGAAGGAAGCACCCAATCAGCGGCAGCTACTTTCGGCGACAAAAAAGAATAAATTTTCTTTAAAATCAAAGAGTTCGATGAACCCTTCGCCCACCTACGCGAGGGGTTTCTTTGTTTGTACATGGCTAAAAAAAGCCTAATTCAGCGCTCTCCAAACCCAAAAACCGACCCAGCACTGCAATCAACCCAAGATGGTAAATCCGCGGTTCGAGCACCGAATCCGAGCGGCCGTGGAGAACACAATGGTTCAATGGACGCACATATCTGATGTGGGGCTCCCAGATTGAACCTCAAAAATGCTCGGTTCTGAGGTAAATCATCAGAGTTTGGCTCAGCCGATCATTCTTTAATCCATCGGGTGCCGCGGTCTTCACGGCCCAAACGAAGCGAACCGTTTGTGAATTTTATCAGCCCCGTGAAGCCAGAATAGACTCTGTGAGAAAGAAACAGCCCAGACACAAGAGCGCTAAAGATGCATAGCCTCGTGCCTCGAAAGGGTCTGACTGCCCATCGGCGCTCAAAGCCACTGATACGACCTGATCGCCAGTTCCCGCCCCCATGGCTTGAGCCACTTGCTCAGGCTCTACCGGCGTAAAATCTGACTCCAAAAGAGAAGGGTTCATCGCGAGATCTAAAGCAGGCTGCCTCGACCAACCAGCCTCAAGAACTCTGACTCGGTAGATTCCTGCATCCCGGAGTCCGGCCACTCGAACGGCGGATTCGCCATCGGCAGGTCTCGGGACCCGAATCGGCTCTGACTCCGCAATTTGAAACTCCATCGCTTTCGAAGCTGTGGGGAGATTGACCTCGATATTTTCACCAACTCGCCCAATACGCCGATACCCGGTCATCACCGCTCGCCCCAGGTAACGGATGGTGCGTTGTAAAAATGCCGGGAACGATGGACGCAGTGCCAAATCAGTGAGGCCTAGGTCGATTGAGGTGGTCAAAAGCATAACTCGGCCAGCCAACTCCCCAGTTGCCTCAACGAGGGCCGGTGCACCGTTTGAGAAGCGCATCAACGGGCGTGCGTGAATCCCGCTGCCCACCGCCAAGTTAAAGTAGCTCCGGGTTTTGCTTTCCTTAAGTCCCAGCTCAAAAGCGAGGTCCATCCCAGAAAAGATAGGGTGCTCACGCTGAAGATCCGTCAGTCCCACGGGCGGGGCCCCCAACACAGGATCCGCCTCGCGGTGCAGGTCTCGTAGCGGATGCGGTAAAAGCTCTTTCAGGGTTTCGTTCATCGCTTCAAAGCCGATTTGGTTGCCGAGGGTTAAGAAAAGTCCCCCGCCATCAACAACATGCTTCGTCAACGACTCCACCACTTCGGGTGAAAGCTCAGCCACATTGGCCAATAAAACAACATCTTGCTCATTAAGAAGCGATGGCTCTTGAGCAAGCTCGCCTGCTGTCACCATTTTAAGATTAATCCGCGCGTCGCCAGCCGGGATGGCTTCCAGCGCTCGTTCTAAGAAAAAAAGTTCGTCGTCATAAGGCCGGCTTCTTGGGTCTCCGTTGACCGCCAGCACACTGACCTCGGGCGAAATATCCACTACAAAATAAAATGAGTCGTCTTGAGAAAAACCATCGCCCGAGCAGCCCTGCAGCCTAATTTCACCCGTAAAATAACCCGCTTCGTCAAAGCTTAGAGTAAGAACTTTTTCAGCTTGGCCTTGGGGCGCAATCGACACGTAGCCGCGCTGCTTAACATCATCTCCAACTCGAACCGAAAGGCCACAACGGCTCACTGGCTCGGCGCCATAGTTACGCAGGCCCACAGTAAAGCGGCGCTCTCGTGGGGAAAGCCCCGTCGTTTCAATGGCCAGAGATTCAATCGCAACATTAGCCAGGGGTACATTCCCTGTACGCCCGGCTGCATCAATGAGCCTGATTTCGGGAGCGGGAACCAAAGTTGTTGGCTGTACATT comes from Deltaproteobacteria bacterium and encodes:
- a CDS encoding VWA domain-containing protein, whose product is MDVSFLNPWLLLGLAGASLPIIIHLIGRRNAPTQAFAAFDFLMAVNRRLAKREKLRQWLLLLMRTLAIAALVMAVARPMPVVDRVQSDVARKLLLVIDHSASMAYEFDGKTLLEHAKTKATDLVTHLEPGDAVSLVIAGEKLETPFQAPSLDHQAVRSRIAKIELSKGSADLGSAMEQALAQVPQGGEGVVLAVVGDLAASNFANVQPTTLVPAPEIRLIDAAGRTGNVPLANVAIESLAIETTGLSPRERRFTVGLRNYGAEPVSRCGLSVRVGDDVKQRGYVSIAPQGQAEKVLTLSFDEAGYFTGEIRLQGCSGDGFSQDDSFYFVVDISPEVSVLAVNGDPRSRPYDDELFFLERALEAIPAGDARINLKMVTAGELAQEPSLLNEQDVVLLANVAELSPEVVESLTKHVVDGGGLFLTLGNQIGFEAMNETLKELLPHPLRDLHREADPVLGAPPVGLTDLQREHPIFSGMDLAFELGLKESKTRSYFNLAVGSGIHARPLMRFSNGAPALVEATGELAGRVMLLTTSIDLGLTDLALRPSFPAFLQRTIRYLGRAVMTGYRRIGRVGENIEVNLPTASKAMEFQIAESEPIRVPRPADGESAVRVAGLRDAGIYRVRVLEAGWSRQPALDLAMNPSLLESDFTPVEPEQVAQAMGAGTGDQVVSVALSADGQSDPFEARGYASLALLCLGCFFLTESILASRG